The DNA window ACACTGGTTACTATGCAAAGATGAGAATCAACTGCAAAACACAAAAATGAAAGTGATCTTAGTGCATATCTTGAATTTTACCTGCTGTCTTTTGATCATGTCTTCTGGAGTTATGCAGTGcttcccaggatggcatggttcCTTACATAACGAGCAAAAGATAAAGGAACATTTTGGGCATTGTGCATTGTTACCCTCATCTTCCAAGCAACCAATCCCACATCTTGGACAGTAAACCACATCTGACATCGAGTCCAATGCTTTCTTAAGAACAAGCCTATCCCAACGTTCAAATTCTTCTCCCGTAAGAAGCCTCTTCAACACATATGGTGGAATTGAAGCATTGCACTTGGTATCAGGGCATACCAACTGAAACACAGTACCTTCCTTGACGTGCATTCTGCATAAGGTCTCCATGCACTTCACACAAAATAGGTGCTGGCATGAAAGCTTGATGAAGTTTGAGCCTAGTTGTTTCAGAATTAAAGTTAGTTAAAGGAGAATAAACCTATGCGAGTGCAAGTCAGTTTCACAAGGTAATGCTAGGAATTTACAGGTTCAAAGGGTTCTGGCCTTCTGGGATTCAAATGGTGAAAAATTTCAGACCCCGCCAAAATGGGTGAATATCGAAAATTTTGGACCGGGATTCAACAGTATGGACCAGTCAAAATGTTCATGTTTAGCTaatatttggtaaaaatttgaccGAGAGGCACAAGGAGAAAACAAATTGATTATAATTTGACTGGTTTGCACTTTTATATTGAAGCAAGCACTTGTGGGCTTGTTAAACTCTAGACTAGACTACAAATTCAATTTGGACCGAAATTTTTGACTGGTATGATATTGTTTCAGGCCCCACTGAGACGGGAGATTTAGCTGAAATTCTGTCAGTTCGGACTGAAGAGTGAAGACCAGAACCCTATTAGCTCCCAAGAGGTACTATGTGAACTGTGAAACAATAAAACTTCACCCAGGTGGTATTGATTACAAGGTACATTTCAACAAAGGAAATGACTCAAGGAGTAACACGGACATTAAAGGATGAATGAGCATGCTATAACCGCCAGGGTTGGTTGGAAATACATACCTTTGCTCTGGTTAAGACATATCATGCACATATGGAGATCCTCAAGAAAAGCTTGATAGCGCTTCTTACTGCTGTAAGTCATCATCAAAGGGATTACAGACTCCAATGAATTTGTTCTTGAGACTGCATGGTTATCTCGGTTGTGGATTACAATATCTGAGCCTAGTGTCATTTTATCATCAAACCAGAGATGTGACCTTGAAGAATCCCGTAACCACTCAACCCACTGATACACAACCTCCTGCCCCTGCAGCTCTGCCGATATGTTGTCAAGCATCTCACAGAGCTGAGAAACTTGAGGCACATCCATCCACTTAACAGTGATTGTGAAATATGGGGAGTCTTTGTTAGGATACGACGGTGAAAGTAAGCATGTCAATACCAGAGGAGGCAGG is part of the Miscanthus floridulus cultivar M001 chromosome 9, ASM1932011v1, whole genome shotgun sequence genome and encodes:
- the LOC136482337 gene encoding uncharacterized protein isoform X2; the encoded protein is MLDNISAELQGQEVVYQWVEWLRDSSRSHLWFDDKMTLGSDIVIHNRDNHAVSRTNSLESVIPLMMTYSSKKRYQAFLEDLHMCMICLNQSKGSNFIKLSCQHLFCVKCMETLCRMHVKEGTVFQLVCPDTKCNASIPPYVLKRLLTGEEFERWDRLVLKKALDSMSDVVYCPRCGIGCLEDEGNNAQCPKCSFIFCSLCKEPCHPGKHCITPEDMIKRQQASGRMSEKDMTRELLTIRKMFNDIQLCPKCRMPIVKTEGCNKMSCGNCGQLLCFRCGRAINGHDHFWNGSCVLFELRQYSDVTPFERHMKEVQIGRRVKVQLSPIGSTIRCPKCRQRNFKDNEEYIFCWACRIHYCSLCRMRVEDKYMKSGHYRSSECVGLGNF
- the LOC136482337 gene encoding uncharacterized protein isoform X1, which encodes MDVPQVSQLCEMLDNISAELQGQEVVYQWVEWLRDSSRSHLWFDDKMTLGSDIVIHNRDNHAVSRTNSLESVIPLMMTYSSKKRYQAFLEDLHMCMICLNQSKGSNFIKLSCQHLFCVKCMETLCRMHVKEGTVFQLVCPDTKCNASIPPYVLKRLLTGEEFERWDRLVLKKALDSMSDVVYCPRCGIGCLEDEGNNAQCPKCSFIFCSLCKEPCHPGKHCITPEDMIKRQQASGRMSEKDMTRELLTIRKMFNDIQLCPKCRMPIVKTEGCNKMSCGNCGQLLCFRCGRAINGHDHFWNGSCVLFELRQYSDVTPFERHMKEVQIGRRVKVQLSPIGSTIRCPKCRQRNFKDNEEYIFCWACRIHYCSLCRMRVEDKYMKSGHYRSSECVGLGNF